Genomic segment of Vampirovibrio chlorellavorus:
TGCTGGCCATGGTGACACAGCAAAAAACCAAGACCACCTTGCAGGCCCAACAAGTGGTCTTCTACCATTGCCGAAACCTTGGCCCGGACCGGCGATGCCAGATTTACGAGGATCGTCCCGGTTTTTGCCGGGATTACCCGGCCAGCCCCATGGCCCTGCTGGTCAAGGGCTGCGGCTACCAAAGCTGGGTAGCGGCCTGTAAAACCAGACTGGCCGAGCTGGGCTACGAGATTGTGGGGGAAGCGCCCTGATCCCTGCCTCGGGCAGTGATGGCAAGCAGGCAAGTGATGACATTCAGGCCAGTCATGGCAAGCAGGTCTCCGCCATCATCCCACGCCCAAAGCCACCCCGCTCCCGGATGAAGGTGTTACTGGACTTTCTGAATCCACAGCTTCTGCAAGCCGTCCGCCAAAGCGTCCTCTCGCAAGATGGTGTGCCCTTCCTGACGAATGCTGTTGGGAATATTCAGCGAGGATTGACTATCCGCCAGAATCCACACCTCCAGCACCTCTCCCGGAGAGAGCTTTTCCAGCGCCAGTCGCGTTTTTACAAAGTTCAGCGGGCACTTGGTGGTTCTTAAATCCAGGGTTTGCACCGGGGTGGGCACCGTCATCTACAGGGTTCTCCGTTCAGTGTGAAAGGCCGACGCTCTCCATCTTAGTATCATCGTATCATCCCGTTCGAAACACCACCGCGTTAGCCAAAAGCCCGCCTTAGCCAGAACACGGAAAAGCGACCGGCAGCGCTACTCTTGCAGCTTCAGTTCCCGCATGCGCCGAAACAGATCGTAGAGAATCCAGTGGTGAGGGGAGCGCTTGCCCTCTTCCGGATGCACCAGATCGGCGGTAATCAGGCGCTTTTTCTCAATGCTGTACTCCCCGATGTGTAAGTGATCCAGCCCGGGAAAAATCCGCACGTTGCGCACCGTGGCCATGTTGATCAGCCCCCAGATGTCCTCGTTGTAGGGCTTGGGGCTGGGTTTCAGGAACAGCATACTGCTGACGGGAATGGCCCCGTCGTTATAGCGGTAGAGCAGGGTATTCTTGCCCTGTGGATCTTCCGGGGTGTAAGCGGGCACATTGGCCAGTTGCAGGCCCATATAGGTCAGTACCCCGTGTACGGTAAAGCCATAAAAGGGCAGTACGGCATCCACCGCCGTACGGGGCAGGGTCAAGGACTTTTTCAAGGCGCTTTTCGGGTTGATGAGATCCGGATCGGTGTAGGCGTTTTGCAGGTAACTGGCGTAAACAATGGTCTTTTTTCGGATGAGATCCGCGTTGGGATACTCTTCATAGGTCTTGGTCCTGACGGTCACCTGATCGCCCGCCAGCGTATGGCTTTCTTCCGCATCAAACTGCGGACGGGAGCTGTCAAAGTTATCCCAGTTCAGCCCTCGCGTCAGGTTGCTTTTACTGAACATATACCCCCGGTACAGGGTGCGATCCCAGAAGCGGCGCAGGGGAGAGCGGGTAGGCGGGTTCAGGTACTCGCTAAACCAGTCCGGATCGAACATAGGGGAACCATGAAAGGGAA
This window contains:
- a CDS encoding sulfurtransferase TusA family protein; this translates as MTVPTPVQTLDLRTTKCPLNFVKTRLALEKLSPGEVLEVWILADSQSSLNIPNSIRQEGHTILREDALADGLQKLWIQKVQ
- a CDS encoding YkgJ family cysteine cluster protein, which codes for MTPPSWESILGVAKPAGCNLKAACCSVAVPSVPVWELFSKAAQGDETSRDFLSVFVPHASHQAARDFYPEDPSHIDRVLAMVTQQKTKTTLQAQQVVFYHCRNLGPDRRCQIYEDRPGFCRDYPASPMALLVKGCGYQSWVAACKTRLAELGYEIVGEAP
- a CDS encoding esterase/lipase family protein; protein product: MNLKNSLLKALLVNFLLLTQLGAAVLTAGATNVHNQAPHRGALSQAAGWEDDFSKGFLLPRQRSYKSLNQIYQFERSPLGNRIPVLLVPGRAEEFQHNSWWRAIRQVARKDLAFNRYFKLYVFLYNSKEELDVQAEGLVKQLKTRFGDLPPSQPFMLVTYSLGGVIAREVAKDPALLSKIDTIIAIAVPFHGSPMFDPDWFSEYLNPPTRSPLRRFWDRTLYRGYMFSKSNLTRGLNWDNFDSSRPQFDAEESHTLAGDQVTVRTKTYEEYPNADLIRKKTIVYASYLQNAYTDPDLINPKSALKKSLTLPRTAVDAVLPFYGFTVHGVLTYMGLQLANVPAYTPEDPQGKNTLLYRYNDGAIPVSSMLFLKPSPKPYNEDIWGLINMATVRNVRIFPGLDHLHIGEYSIEKKRLITADLVHPEEGKRSPHHWILYDLFRRMRELKLQE